In Stomoxys calcitrans chromosome 2, idStoCalc2.1, whole genome shotgun sequence, the following proteins share a genomic window:
- the LOC106082253 gene encoding protein D3 — translation MTFKVLLAICLVSGLAAVNAEDSEITKFMKHLEVIPDVLDEGPKHFLKITYDNGILADKGVELTPTQVKNQPKIEWQAEAGTYYTLIMTDPDAPSRKEPTMREWHHWLVGNIPGDQLNKGEVLTEYVGSGAPKDTGLHRYTFLLFKQPKKLEFDEKRLTKNQGAGRENFSTRKFCEKYKLGEPLAGNFFQAQYDDSVPGLYKQLGF, via the exons ATGACCTTTAAAGTGTTGTTGGCCATATGTCTTGTCAGTGGCTTGGCCGCTGTTAATGCTGAGGATAGTGAGATAACAAAGTTCATGAAACATTTGGAGGTGATACCCGATGTTCTGGATGAGGGACCCAAGCATTTTCTAAAG ATTACCTATGACAATGGCATTTTGGCGGACAAGGGTGTTGAGCTGACCCCTACACAAGTGAAAAATCAACCCAAAATCGAATGGCAAGCTGAGGCTGGCACCTATTATACCCTTATCATGACCGATCCTGATGCACCCTCTCGCAAGGAACCCACCATGAGAGAATGGCACCATTGGCTGGTGGGCAATATACCCGGTGACCAATTGAACAAGGGCGAAGTTCTTACCGAATATGTGGGCTCTGGTGCACCCAAGGATACCGGCTTGCATCGCTATACCTTCCTGTTGTTCAAACAACCCAAGAAATTGGAATTCGATGAGAAACGCCTAACCAAGAACCAAGGGGCTGGACGTGAGAATTTCTCCACACGCAAATTCTGTGAGAAATACAAATTGGGTGAACCTTTGGCGGGCAATTTCTTCCAGGCTCAATATGATGATTCTGTGCCTGGTTTGTACAAGCAATTGGGTTTCTAG